The genomic segment AATGTTGCATTGTCCCCATTAAAATAATAGTGGTCGCCATTTCTGTGGGCTGTCTTCAGCCAAGGATCTGCAAGCACTTGGCAGCGGAGGGAAGGCCTGGAGACGTGAGATCTTCAAAGGTCTCGAAGGGAgctaggcacctgaaaactcaaaactttgtttttgttttttgttttgaaaaagcaAAATCAAATTATTTATTATCCAGGGAGGAccatggaggagagagagggacacAGGGGACTGGACAGGTCTACTCAActcaaacaatcacagcaagcttttataccttttacagacaatttctagcaataatacagacagtaaaaaacaaaaaaattttattattttataagcTATCTCACTAAAAAGAAAACTGCAAGCAAGACTGCAGACTGCATCATAATAACTTTCACACATCACAACTCACTCTTCTGTCTTCTTATCTTGCTTCCTCTCCAGGGTCaggttaacctaactcatgctaactaacattcattaagatctcttcaaaaccttgttaattatttactggcttccacacaccCATTTCTCACTGAAAGCCACTGGGAGTTGGGTCTCCTTCAACGTACTCTTCATGCTGTCTGGGCAGGACCTAGGATCGTGTGTTTGCGGAAGCGCCCAGCAGATCTTTGGTGCTCACCATTATAGATAACCTGCTGTCCACAAGCACCCCTAGCCAGCAGCACCAAGTCTTGGCTTACCCTTCCCGGCGGCACTGTCCCCAGCCAGCCGGAGCTGCCTAGGAGAGGCTTTCTCTAATAGACGGAGCTCCCCCTCTTGCTTTGATCCCATTGCTCCTGTGTCACCCTGACTGACTCCAAGGAGGCCGAAGGGCGGACACCCTGAGTTGGTGGCAGGTTCACCTCAGCCCTGAGCTGTGGCTTAGCCGCAGGTTGCGCGCTCTGTCTCTCATCTCTCATCCCGCCAGGCCCCGGTCAGGGCAGCTGCTCTTCGGCAAGTTCCCTCCATTCTGTCGCTCCTGGCAAAGGGGACCCAGGTGTGAACCCTCATTCCAGGTGGAGAAAGGTGCTGCCCCCGGCCTGGTGTGACTGTCTACGCAGCCCTCCACCGCACAGGCCTTTGCAAACTCCTGCCTCCATTACTCTCCACTAGTACCTGTCTCTCAGCCATTGCTGCTTGCTGGGACTGCCTCAGATCCATTAGCTGCCTTTCCCCAGGATGTCTCATTGGCTCGGTTCCTGCCCCTAGGTCCTGCTGGGTAGCTCTCTGGCCTGATTCTCCATGCTCCGGAGATGGATGGCTTCCCAAAGGCCCTGCCTGGTCCATGACAAGCTGGAAGCTGATGGGTTTTGCAGTGATGTTGTGAGATAGCTGCAGTTCTTTGCTCATCTCCCAGGCTagccctgatcctgtgctccCACCCCTCTCACTCTATAGCTCTGCTAAACACGAGCAGTCATCTTGCTCTGGCCTGATGCTTCCATTCCCAGCAGGGAGCCCAGTGCATAGCTACTAGCCCGCAGGGCAAGGACCTTCCCATGCTCCTCTGACCTGCTCTCGTTGCCCATTGGGGAAGGCCTGGCACCCCTGCCCCAAGCTGGgacaccctgccctgctccaggttGCTGGGCGCTGGGTCCTGGCTCTGGTATAAATAAATGCACTGATGCCAGTGGGAGGAGACTCTAATAAGCAGATTCTGCATATCCTCTAGGGGAAACTCAGGCAAAGCAGCTGGGGACTCCGTGCTTATGCTTAGAAACCTTCACCCCTCAGAGTTCAAGCAGCATAGGAATGTTTGTCTTCCCCCACTGTGATGGGGCAGGGGCACGTCCCCTCTTCCAGGCTGTGGGGAAAGCagtcaacaaagtcttttgtgcagtgtgtgtgtagggggcatAAATGCCCTGGCCTGTGGGcattgggggggggcagtgctgtgTAAATacagggcctgtgtgtgtgtgtgtgcgcgctctcTGGAAATACCCTGGCCtgggtgtgtgtctgggggggcaggggatgcgGTGTAAACACCCTGCCCTGGGGTGTGTCCAGGGTTTCCTCTAGGGGCTGGCTCTGGTCCCGCTGAGCCGGTTGCAGAAGCAGGCTCTGAGAGCTGGGGCCTGTCCCTGGTTTTGTTTGGGGGCAGAGGCCCGTGATTTGGTGCCAGACGCACCAGGTTGAGTTCTGCTGGTGACTGTCACACGCCTGGTGCCCAGAGAACTGcgggggctgcaaggagccagtGTCACCTCCCCTGCAGGTGGGTGTCATTGTAAGTGGGGAGCGTGgtaaggggtgtcatggggggaGAAGCGGGCAcccttttccctccctctcctgcatGGGAACAGGACCGCTGGGCAGCCCTAGGGGCAGGATGGGAGGGTACCGTTGCGCCTTGGTGctcaaccctccccaccccagttccaAGCCTCCCACCCTCTGGCTTCCTGCGCTGGGACTGACGGACCCCCAGGGATGGGCAGGCGGGTGACGCGCTGGGACCAATGGACCCCCGGCGATGGGCAGATGGGCAATGTGCTGGGACCgatggcccccccccccccaccgggatGGGTGTGCGGGTAACGCGCTGGGACTGATGGACCCTGAGGGATGGGCAGGTGGGCAATGCGCTGGGACCGATGGACCCCGAGGGATGGGCAGGTGGGCGACGCGCTGGGACCGATGGACCCCCAGAGATGGGCAGGCGGGCGACGTGCTGGGACCAACGGACTCCCCCCTGGGGATGGGTGTGCAGGCGACATGCTGGGACCCATGGACCCCGAGGGATGGGCAGGTGGGGAACGCGCTGGGACCGATGGACCCCCGGCGAtgggcaggcaggtggggaaCGCGCTGGGACCGATGGACCCCCGGCGATGGACAGGCAGGTGATGCGCTGGGACCGACGGACCCCGGGGGATGGGCAGGCGGGTGATGCGCTGGGACCGACGGACCCCGGGGGAtgggcaggcaggtggggaaCGCGCTGGGACCGATGGACCCCCGGCGATGGACAGGCAGGTGATGCGCTGGGACCGACGGACCCCGGGGGATGGGCAGGCGGGTGATGCGCTGGGACCGACGGACCCCGGGGTGGGCGCCGCGCTGGGATTGTCAGAGAGGGCAGAGGATCAGGTCTCACCTGAAACCCCCCAGCTGCCTCTCTTGCCCCAGGCTCCTCCCACACCTGGTCCCTCCCGGCACAGCGTGGGGCTGGGCGTGGGTAGCCAGGACCCCCCGgcgctgcaggggctgagcacagagGAGCTGGACAAAACACCGGCTGCACAGACAGGCCCTTTATTCCTTTGTACAGGGCCTGCAGGGGGAAGTGCCGGGCTCTCAGCCCAGGGCCCCGAGCAGCTGCCCGCGGGCCCAGGCCAGCACTGCCCACTCTCCCTGGCGCTCCACAGCAGTGTCTCTGCCAGCTGGGCGCTAGTTGGAGGCCAGGACACTGTCGATCCAGGTGCGGAAGGCGCTGACTCGGCCATACACGGCGGGCGTCTGGATGTTGCAGTTGCTAGATCCCCAGGAGACGATCCCAATCAGGGTCCAGGCCCCCCCTTTCAGGTACACAAGGGGGCCGCCCGAGTCCATCTGGCAAGAGAGCGGGGCTGACGCGGCACCATGCCAGGGCCCAGTGCAAGAAGGAGGCAGTGCCTGGGCACTGGCAGGGGGAGGGCTCCCTGGGGCACTAGCTgagtgggggtgaggggctcCAGAGGGATCCTCCCCATCTCTGGCCCAGCCGTCCGTGCCCCTCCCCACGCCTGTccaccctgccctgtgccccacgCCCTCCTCTAtccaccctgctctgtgccccaccccctgcccatccatcctgccctgtgcctctCCCGCCTCCCCTACCCACCATatgctgtgcccctccccccgcccatccACCCTACCCTgtgcccctcctgcctcccctacccaccctgccctgtgcccctctcctgcccattcaccctgccctgtgccccatgccctcccctacccaccctgccctgtgccccaccccttgcccatccatcctgccctgtgcctctCCCGCCTCCCCTACCCACCATATGCTGTGCCCCTCCCCGCCCATCCACCCTACCCTgtgcccctcctgcctcccctacccatcctgccctgtgcccctccccttcctccacctcctgccctgtgcccctcccgcctcccctacccaccctgccctgtgcccctcccctgcccgttcaccctgccctgtgcccctcccgcctcccctacccatcctgccctgtgcccctctccctgcccgttcaccctgccctgtgcccctcccgcctccctacccatcctgccctgtgcccttcccctgcccgtccaccctgccctgtgcctccCCGCCCATccatcctgccctgtgcctccCGCCTCCCCTACCCACCATATGCTGTGCCCTTCCCCGCCCATccaccctgccctgtgcccctcctgcctccctacccatcctgccctgtgcccctcccctgcccattcaccctgccctgtgcccctccctcctccccctccctacccatcctgccctgtgccctCCCTCCGTCCGtccaccccaccctgtgcccctcctgccttccctacccatcctgccctgtgcccctctcccgtcccctccacctcctgccctgtgcctccCGCCTCCCTACCCACCATATGCTGTGCCCTTCCCCGCCCATCCACCCTACCCTgtgcccctcccacctccctacccatcctgccctgtgtccctccccttcctccacctcctgccctgtgcccctcctgcctcccctacccatcctgccctgtgcccctctcccttcccctccacctcctgccctgtgcccctcccgcctcccctacccaccctgccctgtgcccctcccgCCTCCCCTACCCACCCTATCTTGTGCCCCTCCCGCCTCATGCTCGGTGCCCTCCCACCTGCTCTACctaccctgccctgtgcccctcccacctgctctacctaccctgccctgtgccctccctcctcctgctctGTGCCCCTCCCCGCCATCCACCCTGCCTTGTGTGTCCCTCCCACCTCCTCtacccaccctgctctgtgtccaTCCCCCTCATGCTCTGTACCCTCCCCTCCTCTAGTCACCCTGCCTTGTGCCCCTCCCCGTACCTCTCCTGCCTCCTCTAcccaccctgctctgtgcccaACCCCCGCCTCTAGCCACCCTGCCTTGTGCCCCTACCCATCTCTGCCCACCCAAACCCGTGCCCCTGCCTTGTGTCCCTCACCTGCACACCctgctgtgtcccttcccccgcccccccgccctgtGGGTGGCATTACAGATCTTTACCTGGCAGGAGGAGGCGCCGGCCCCGCCAGCACAGATCATGGAGCTGGTGATCCTGCTGCCCCAGTATTGCTGGCACTGGCTCACCGTGACCAGGGGCAGGGACACCTGCTGCAGCTGGACGGCCGCACTGCTCGCTGGGAAAGAAACCCCGGATCAGGGCCAAGGGTGGAGACCGACAGATGCAGCCCGCCACCCAGAGAAGTTCTTGCTAGCTGCCTGCTGGTTGCATTGCTATGCTCTGGCctggtgccccagcgctgggTGCCGCATGGAGCCCATACGGGTGGGCGAGGTCCaagccgccccccacccccaggggctggCATCGGCTGTGCGTACGTACCGGTGCCGCTGGTCCGCCCCCAGCCGGTGGTGATGCAGGTGGGGTTGGAGGCCAGCGACTCGCTGGCTGTGGCCAGGCAGACGGGGGACACGCGGGCGTCCAGCTGGGCGGGGGAGGCGAGCTTCAGCAGGGCAATGTCGTTGTCAATGGTTTTTTCGTTCCAGTAGGGGTGGGGGATGACCTGGATCGGGGGAGGCAGGGGCAAGCAGCCCTTAgcaccgggggcggggggaccgCGGTGTCACCCTCGCTGCTCCCCTAGGTGCGATGCCGTCCTGCCCCACTCGCTCGCTGGAGCCTGCCTGCCCTAGTGCTGCCCCGAGggacggggctgagctgggcatgGGGCCTCCAGGCAGCTCCCACCCTCACCTCACTAACTGCCTGCTCCCGGGGCACAAGGGACTGGGCCACACTCCCCAAGGGCTCGCTCCAGGCCGGGCCTCCATGGCTCCCATCGCCATGGGAATGTGCCCATCTCCAGGAGGCGCAGGGCGCCTgacccagggagccccgggcagagctgggcagggaacaTGACTGCAGAGTCCCAGCCCAGCGGCTTGTCCCTACACCCATCCCTGCTGGGTGGAGAATGGGCCCCTATGCCCAGCCATGCCACCACCAAGCGGTGCTGAGAAGGGGGTTTGCCTCTGCcagccccttctcttcccccagcaGGGCACAGCcccaggcacagagctggggtgcctgccccccacccctgggctctgtGGGACTGCCCAGCATCTTGCCCCCTCTCTGCAGAGCCCCAGATAGTGTTGGGGGGTGACTCACCTTGGCAATGGATTTGACCTGGATTGGCTCAGCTCTGGAGCTCCTGTCGTATTCCCCAAGGACGGCAAAGTCAGTCCCGGCTCTGCAAGGGAGAGAGCCAGTGGGGCTGGGCACCTGGGCAGAGGGTGCCGAGCCCGCCCCTGGGGATTCGCCCTAGGAGCCCTCACTAGCTCCAGGATCCCCTGTGCCCTCCAGTGGGCCAcctctgcctgccctgccccagcccaggggagcTGCCCTGGGGCACAAGCTCTGAgccccagaggggccaggctcCAGCCAGAGGAGACGGCACCAGGTGTAGTAGGTGCAGGCAGGGTCTTTTCTCGCCAACTgctgtgagcagggccggcttccAGCTCCCAGCTTGCCTTTTGCTTTTAGCTAAGGCTGCTTGACCATGGCCCCAGGCCtcaactgggcctttatcagggcctgcacctACTACACCAGGGAGGCTCAGCAGGGGTGTTTGTTAACGGCGGGTGTAGCACAGCGTCCGGGTCTCAGGCCCTGGGTTGGCAGCAGGGAACTGGCAggaagggctgtggcaggggcagccccagggcagggggcaggtcgGCTCTTTGGCTTCCCAGGAGAACAACCTCAGCACCAGGTAGCGGTCCCCCTCCCTACCTCCCAACCCCCCAGGCAATGCCCAGGATCTGGAACCCTCTGCTCACCTGGGGAGCAGAGCCACGATCTTGCCTCTGTGCCCAGCTCCCCCATGCCCCAGGCATGCTCTGCTCAGCTCACGGTGCCCCGCTGCCAtgctggggctgggtgtggggcagcgGCAGGGGGTGTCACTCAGTGGGGCTGTCCCTGTGCCCAGGCAGAGCCATGGCACCAGCCAATGCACAGTGGCTCTTGCAACTGGCCTGGCCTGCGGCACCGTCTCCTTACCTGACTTCGCAGTGCGCAGCCGTCACCACCCAGTCCTGGTTGATCAGGGAGCCACCGCAGAAGTGGAAGCCGTTTCTGTCCTGGAACGAGAATGGCGGGAGGAGAGGGAGTCTGCGACGGGCTGAGGGACCTACCCTGGCATTTGCCCAGCGCTCCAGGTCTGGGGGAccctgagctgcctgcctgcAGGTTGGCACTTAGCCTGCCATTGGCAGCCTCTGCCTCTGGGTAGCTGGCACCACCACAAGCCAAAATACCACCCAGATCCTCCTGcgctctgtgccctgccccccatcctgaTCCGCAGGCTGGGAGCAGCGTccggcccctgggcatggggcccGGCTCCCTCCATTATTCCTCCTTCCTGGCTGTCCCTGGGATCCTGGCCTGGTGCCCACAGGGCATGGGGGGTCCCTGGGGATCCCACTCCAGCCATTGCAGACCCCGCCAGGCCCAGGGCAACATGCCGGCTCAGCACTCATCAGTCCCAGCCTGGCCGGGCGTGCCCAGCTGCAGTgcacagtcagggccggctccaggcaccagctgagcaaggtTGGCTTTTTTCggtttgccgctccggccaccctgtagggggcggcagtgcggaggaggggagcgccctgcagcaaactgggcCGGGCAGCCCCTGGTCTTCcggcccggagccctggctgcccccctgctctctctcccccactccccgcactctgggcgggggggggggggggggctcttccCAGGCTTGGGTGTCTGCACCAGCCAAACCGCTTTGGGTTTCTTCTTCCTAAGCCGAAACGCCCAGCTAGGCCGGGGGACGCCCCACGCACAGGCTGCTCCCGCTCCTGGGCCCTAGGCAGCACTTAGCTCTCGTTCCAGGGGCTGAACTGGCTCGTGGATTAGTCAGGCCCTTGAACCCGCACATCAGAACATCCCTGGGGGGTCCCAGCCTGGGCTGAGCCCCCAGCAGAGACCCTGACGGCTGGAATGTCCCACCCTGTGAACATCTCTGAGCTAGGGTGACCGTACGGCCCGTTTGGCCGGGACAGCCCCCTTTTCtaagccctgtcctggccgtCCAAACCGCTTTTGGCAGAAGTGGGCATTGGGTCATTTGCTCgcggtggggagggcagggctcaggcaagcAGCAACGCCAGCCCCACGCGGGATGGGGGGCTCGGGCCCTCCCTGCTGGCCCATGGCCTTAGAAGAGTGAtggggcagcccagcctgggggctCCCTGCTCACTGACCCAGCCCCTGCGAGCCACTGCGAGGTGTGTGCTGCGCCGCATGTCAGACTGGGCAGCTGGGCTCCGCGCCGTGAGGAGCGAGCGTTACCTGCAGGGACACTTGCCAAGGCCAGGAGCCGGGTATCGCATTCTCCCCATTGACGATTCGCTGCAAGCTGTTCACGACTGGTTTGATTGCAGGGACGCCGCAGCCTGGACATGGAAAACCAGccctgctcagtgtgcagcgagCTCCCTCAGCAGCCCGCCGGCCCCCGCAGCACTGCAGGGCTCAGGCCAGTCCCAATCTGCAGGGGCGAGCTGCCCGGGGGTCTGCTGGTCACTGAGGGGTCTGGGCGAGTCACCCTGGGGGCTGGCGGTCCCTGAGGGGTCTGGGCGAGCTGTCTGCGGGGCTGGCGGTCACTGGGGGATCTGGGCAAGCTGCCCATGGGGCTGGTGGTCACCGAGGGGTCTGGGCGAGTCACCCTGGGGGCTGGCGGTCCCTGAGGGGCCTGGGCACGCTGCCCGTGGGGCTGGTGGTCACTGGGGGGTCTGGGCACGCTGCCCGTGGGGCTGGTGATCACTGGGGGGTCTGGGCGAGCTGCCCGTGGGGCTGGCGGTCCCTGGGGGGTCTGGGCGAGCTGCCCGTGGGGCTGGCGGTCCCTGGGGGGCCTGGGCgagctgcctgtggggctggtggTCCCTGGGGGGTCTGGGCACGCCGCCCATCGGTGGTGGGATCCTGGCTGGGTCAGAGCAGCTGTGCCAGTCTCCCCAGTGTGGGGCTCAGTGCACAGTAGGCGTTG from the Mauremys reevesii isolate NIE-2019 linkage group 16, ASM1616193v1, whole genome shotgun sequence genome contains:
- the LOC120384646 gene encoding chymotrypsin-like protease CTRL-1, with product MAFLHAALCLALLAGASGCGVPAIKPVVNSLQRIVNGENAIPGSWPWQVSLQDRNGFHFCGGSLINQDWVVTAAHCEVRAGTDFAVLGEYDRSSRAEPIQVKSIAKVIPHPYWNEKTIDNDIALLKLASPAQLDARVSPVCLATASESLASNPTCITTGWGRTSGTASSAAVQLQQVSLPLVTVSQCQQYWGSRITSSMICAGGAGASSCQMDSGGPLVYLKGGAWTLIGIVSWGSSNCNIQTPAVYGRVSAFRTWIDSVLASN